A window of the Salipiger sp. H15 genome harbors these coding sequences:
- a CDS encoding thiamine phosphate synthase yields MKLDPFYLIVGHVSALELLVPHGVKLVQLRLKDLPETELRRQIARARDICAVHGAELVVNDHWRLALDLRCRTVHLGQEDMESADFPALRRAGVRVGLSTHDEAELERALALDPAYVALGPVYPTLLKQMPWAPQGLARVRDWKRRVGDLPLVGIGGLTPERLPGLFAAGADSAAVVTDIQQAADPEARCREWIAATRRVPA; encoded by the coding sequence ATGAAACTCGACCCGTTCTACCTCATCGTCGGCCATGTCAGCGCGCTGGAACTGCTGGTCCCGCACGGCGTCAAGCTGGTGCAGCTGCGGCTCAAGGACCTGCCCGAGACCGAATTGCGCCGCCAGATCGCAAGGGCGCGCGACATCTGCGCCGTCCATGGCGCGGAGCTCGTGGTCAACGACCACTGGCGCCTCGCGCTCGACCTGCGCTGCCGCACTGTCCACCTCGGGCAGGAGGACATGGAAAGCGCCGATTTCCCTGCGCTGCGCCGGGCCGGGGTGCGGGTCGGGCTCTCGACCCATGACGAGGCCGAGCTCGAGCGCGCGCTGGCGCTGGATCCGGCCTACGTGGCGCTGGGGCCGGTCTACCCGACGCTGCTCAAGCAGATGCCATGGGCGCCGCAGGGGCTTGCGCGGGTGCGCGACTGGAAGCGCCGGGTGGGCGACCTGCCGCTGGTCGGCATCGGCGGGCTGACCCCCGAGCGCCTGCCGGGTCTCTTCGCCGCCGGCGCCGACAGCGCCGCGGTGGTCACCGACATCCAGCAGGCCGCCGACCCCGAGGCGCGCTGCCGCGAATGGATCGCCGCGACGCGCCGGGTGCCGGCATGA
- a CDS encoding thiazole synthase, which translates to MFYGTDLSSRLMLGTAQYPSPAVLGEAVAASGAEVITVSLRREGAEGAGFRDLLRATGCRILPNTAGCHSAREAVTTAQMAREIFGTNWIKLEVIGHADTLQPDPFALVEAARILCAEGFEVFPYTTEDLIVGEKLLEAGCEVLMPWGAPIGSGQGLRHREALRTMRAHFKGVPLVIDAGIGAPSQAMEAMEMGFDAVLLNTAVARALDPVAMARAFGQAVSAGRLAHTAGLMGPRDMAVASTPVFGMAELA; encoded by the coding sequence ATGTTCTACGGCACCGATCTTTCGTCCCGGCTGATGCTGGGCACCGCGCAATATCCCTCGCCCGCCGTGCTGGGTGAGGCCGTCGCCGCCTCGGGGGCCGAGGTGATCACCGTCTCGCTGCGCCGCGAGGGGGCGGAGGGCGCGGGGTTCCGGGATCTTCTCAGGGCCACAGGCTGCCGCATCCTGCCAAACACCGCCGGCTGCCACAGCGCGCGCGAGGCGGTGACCACGGCGCAGATGGCGCGCGAGATCTTCGGCACCAACTGGATCAAGCTCGAGGTCATCGGCCACGCCGACACGCTCCAGCCCGATCCCTTCGCGCTGGTCGAGGCGGCGCGCATCCTCTGCGCCGAGGGGTTCGAGGTGTTTCCCTATACCACCGAGGACCTGATCGTGGGCGAGAAGCTGCTCGAGGCGGGCTGCGAGGTGCTGATGCCCTGGGGCGCGCCGATCGGCTCGGGGCAGGGGCTGCGCCACCGCGAGGCGCTGCGGACGATGCGGGCGCATTTCAAGGGTGTGCCGCTGGTCATCGATGCCGGGATCGGCGCGCCAAGCCAGGCGATGGAGGCGATGGAGATGGGGTTTGACGCGGTGCTGCTGAACACCGCCGTGGCCCGCGCGCTCGACCCGGTGGCCATGGCCCGCGCCTTCGGGCAGGCGGTCTCGGCGGGGCGGCTCGCACACACGGCGGGGCTGATGGGCCCGCGCGACATGGCCGTGGCCTCGACCCCGGTCTTCGGCATGGCGGAGCTGGCATGA
- a CDS encoding cobyrinate a,c-diamide synthase, which yields MAEVPGLLVSAPSSGTGKTTVMLGLLRALAEDGLAMQPFKSGPDYIDPAFHHAACGRPSFNLDGWAMGPGLWQAIAGQAAGADICLAEGSMGLYDGVATRGQQGFGSSAETARAMGWPVVLVLDVGGQAQSAAATALGFRRYMPDLPFAGVILNRVASPRHERLTRLGMERAGLPVLGVLPRRGDLTLPERHLGLIQAAEHPDLEAAIAGYADFLRAHVDLGTIRAAAAGKPLPQDPPPLPRPPAQRIALARDAAFSFTYPHLLEGWRAAGAEILPFSPLADEAPAAEADLVWLPGGYPELHAGRLAEAEGFRTGLRHHAQTKPVHGECGGYMALGEALIDKDGTRHRMAGLLGLVTSYAARKFHLGYRRAVLCAPMAGFDAGTALRGHEFHYSTILEQPDAPLAAVSDADGAAVAETGSRRGRVTGTFFHLIAAEEAPASGPRRDCPTEEDRSPAETR from the coding sequence ATGGCTGAGGTTCCCGGCCTGCTGGTCTCGGCGCCCTCCTCGGGCACCGGCAAGACGACGGTGATGCTGGGCCTCTTGCGGGCGCTGGCCGAGGACGGGCTCGCGATGCAGCCCTTCAAGTCCGGCCCCGACTACATCGACCCGGCCTTCCACCACGCGGCCTGCGGGCGGCCGAGCTTCAACCTCGATGGCTGGGCCATGGGGCCCGGGCTCTGGCAGGCGATCGCCGGACAGGCGGCGGGGGCGGACATCTGCCTCGCCGAGGGCTCGATGGGGCTCTACGACGGGGTCGCGACGCGCGGCCAGCAGGGCTTCGGCAGCAGCGCCGAGACGGCGCGGGCCATGGGCTGGCCGGTGGTGCTGGTGCTCGACGTGGGCGGGCAGGCGCAATCCGCCGCCGCTACGGCGCTGGGGTTCCGCCGGTACATGCCCGACCTGCCCTTCGCCGGGGTGATCCTCAACCGCGTCGCCTCGCCCCGGCACGAGCGGCTCACCCGGCTGGGCATGGAGCGCGCCGGGCTGCCGGTGCTGGGCGTGCTGCCCCGGCGGGGCGACCTGACCCTGCCCGAGCGCCACCTCGGCCTCATCCAGGCGGCCGAGCACCCGGACCTCGAGGCGGCCATCGCGGGCTATGCCGACTTCCTGCGCGCCCATGTCGACCTCGGCACGATCCGCGCCGCCGCCGCGGGCAAGCCCCTGCCGCAGGACCCGCCACCGCTGCCCCGCCCCCCGGCGCAGCGCATCGCGCTCGCGCGGGACGCGGCCTTCTCCTTCACCTACCCGCACCTGCTCGAGGGCTGGCGCGCGGCGGGGGCCGAGATCCTGCCCTTCTCGCCGTTGGCCGACGAGGCGCCGGCGGCGGAGGCCGACCTCGTCTGGCTGCCAGGCGGCTATCCCGAGTTGCACGCCGGGCGGCTCGCGGAGGCCGAGGGTTTCCGCACCGGGCTGCGCCACCATGCGCAGACGAAGCCCGTGCATGGCGAGTGCGGCGGCTACATGGCGCTGGGAGAGGCGCTGATCGACAAGGATGGCACGCGGCACCGGATGGCCGGGCTGCTCGGGCTGGTGACCAGCTACGCGGCGCGGAAGTTCCACCTCGGCTACCGCCGGGCGGTGCTCTGCGCGCCGATGGCCGGCTTTGACGCGGGGACGGCGCTGCGCGGGCACGAGTTCCACTATTCCACCATTCTCGAGCAGCCCGACGCGCCGCTCGCCGCCGTTTCCGACGCCGATGGCGCGGCGGTGGCCGAGACCGGCTCGCGCCGGGGCCGCGTCACGGGGACCTTCTTTCACCTCATCGCGGCGGAGGAGGCCCCTGCCTCCGGACCCCGCCGAGACTGCCCGACAGAGGAGGACCGCAGCCCCGCAGAGACCCGCTGA
- a CDS encoding energy-coupling factor ABC transporter permease, whose protein sequence is MHIEPGVVDGAKMALAAVTAAGAAGFTARQAARDIARTDLIFFTARSLIAAIGTFVFFEVLPHFPVGVSEVHFILGSTLFLLLGVAPAALGLALGLLVQGLFFAPTDLPMYFVNVTTLLVPLFATSALARRVVPEGTAYVDLSYADVLKLSGAFQAGVVAWVAFWVFYGQGVSAATLQSVVTFGGAYMLVLLIEPLADLAALAAAKSLRNTGFGRVFAPRLYAA, encoded by the coding sequence ATGCATATCGAACCCGGCGTCGTCGACGGCGCCAAGATGGCCCTCGCCGCCGTCACCGCGGCAGGCGCCGCGGGCTTCACCGCCCGGCAGGCCGCGCGTGACATCGCGCGCACCGACCTGATCTTCTTCACCGCCCGCAGCCTGATCGCGGCGATCGGCACCTTCGTCTTCTTCGAGGTCCTGCCGCATTTCCCTGTCGGCGTCTCGGAGGTGCATTTCATCCTCGGCTCGACGCTCTTCCTGCTGCTCGGCGTCGCGCCCGCGGCGCTGGGTCTGGCGCTTGGCCTGCTGGTGCAGGGGCTCTTCTTCGCGCCCACCGACCTGCCGATGTATTTCGTCAACGTCACGACGCTGCTGGTGCCGCTCTTTGCCACCTCGGCGCTGGCGCGCCGGGTGGTGCCCGAGGGCACGGCCTATGTCGATCTGAGCTACGCCGACGTGCTGAAGCTCTCGGGCGCCTTCCAGGCGGGTGTCGTGGCCTGGGTCGCCTTCTGGGTTTTCTACGGCCAGGGCGTCTCGGCCGCGACCTTGCAGTCGGTGGTGACCTTCGGCGGGGCCTACATGCTGGTTCTGCTGATCGAGCCGCTGGCCGATCTCGCGGCGCTCGCCGCGGCGAAATCGCTGCGCAACACCGGGTTCGGCCGGGTCTTCGCGCCGCGGCTCTACGCGGCCTGA
- a CDS encoding cobalamin biosynthesis protein, with protein MEPCEMIVAGFGFRQGAGEASLRDAYDRARDGRDAACLAAAFDKAASPGFTAFARALNLPVQAITPADLSAQHTQTRSPRVLAERGTGSVAEAAALAGAGPGARLLGPRIHSLDRMASCALAEGPDP; from the coding sequence ATGGAGCCATGTGAGATGATCGTCGCGGGGTTCGGATTCCGGCAGGGCGCGGGCGAGGCGAGCCTGCGCGACGCCTACGATCGCGCGCGCGACGGGCGCGACGCCGCCTGCCTTGCCGCCGCCTTCGACAAGGCCGCGAGCCCGGGCTTCACCGCCTTTGCCCGCGCGCTGAACCTGCCCGTGCAAGCCATCACCCCCGCAGATCTCTCGGCGCAGCACACGCAAACCCGATCCCCCCGCGTGCTTGCCGAGCGCGGCACCGGCTCCGTGGCCGAGGCCGCCGCGCTGGCCGGTGCCGGACCCGGCGCGCGGCTGCTCGGCCCGCGCATCCACTCCCTCGACCGCATGGCCAGCTGCGCGCTGGCGGAAGGACCCGACCCATGA
- the thiS gene encoding sulfur carrier protein ThiS, translated as MRIDLNGESLTTTAPTLATLLAERGFDPASVATALDGAFVPRGLRERTALRDGAKVEVLSPMQGG; from the coding sequence ATGCGCATTGATCTCAACGGCGAAAGCCTCACCACAACCGCGCCGACGCTCGCGACGCTGCTCGCCGAGCGCGGCTTCGATCCGGCCTCGGTCGCCACCGCGCTCGACGGCGCCTTCGTGCCACGCGGGCTGCGCGAGCGCACCGCGCTGCGCGACGGCGCCAAGGTCGAGGTCCTGTCGCCGATGCAGGGGGGCTGA
- the cobM gene encoding precorrin-4 C(11)-methyltransferase has product MTVHFIGAGPGAPDLLTLRGRDLIASCPVCLYAGSLVPEAILAHCPPGTRIVNTAPLDLDQIIAEIRAAHDAGQDVARLHSGDLSVWSAMGEQMRRLKALGIPVSVTPGVPAFAAAAAALGAELTLPGLAQSVVLTRTAGRASAMPRGETLANFAATGATLALHLSIQNIARVAAELTPAYGSHCPVAVVYRASWPDEVILRGTLSDIEGKVGAGITRTALILVGPALAGEGFDESCLYAPDYDRRYRPQNAESPWSGWTPETEVQKAVQDNG; this is encoded by the coding sequence ATGACCGTCCATTTCATCGGCGCCGGCCCCGGCGCGCCCGACCTGCTGACCCTGCGCGGCCGCGACCTCATCGCGTCCTGCCCGGTCTGCCTCTATGCCGGCTCGCTGGTGCCCGAGGCGATCCTTGCCCATTGCCCGCCCGGCACGCGGATCGTGAACACCGCGCCGCTGGACCTCGACCAGATCATCGCCGAGATCCGCGCCGCGCATGACGCCGGGCAGGACGTGGCGCGGCTGCATTCGGGGGATCTCTCGGTCTGGTCGGCGATGGGCGAGCAGATGCGCCGGCTGAAGGCGCTCGGCATCCCGGTCTCGGTCACCCCCGGCGTGCCCGCCTTCGCCGCCGCCGCCGCCGCGCTCGGCGCCGAGCTGACCCTGCCGGGCCTTGCGCAATCGGTGGTGCTGACCCGCACGGCGGGCCGCGCCAGCGCGATGCCCCGGGGCGAGACGCTGGCCAATTTCGCCGCGACCGGGGCGACGCTGGCCCTGCACCTGTCGATCCAGAACATCGCGCGGGTGGCGGCCGAGCTGACCCCCGCCTACGGATCACACTGCCCGGTCGCGGTGGTCTACCGCGCCAGCTGGCCCGACGAGGTGATCCTGCGCGGCACGCTGTCGGACATCGAGGGCAAGGTGGGCGCGGGCATCACCCGCACCGCGCTGATCCTCGTCGGCCCGGCGCTGGCGGGCGAGGGGTTCGACGAGAGCTGCCTCTACGCGCCGGACTACGACCGCCGCTACCGCCCGCAGAACGCCGAGAGCCCGTGGAGCGGCTGGACGCCGGAGACCGAGGTGCAGAAAGCGGTGCAGGACAATGGCTGA
- a CDS encoding DUF1326 domain-containing protein: MGYSIEGDLLEVCNCNVLCPCWIGEDPDNGYCDATLAYRINSGEVDGVDMSGVIVAGVGKIPGNVLAGNWKRQLYIDSKASNEQSAAAIDLLQGRRGGPLADLAQLIGEDLEPKRADITFTLNEGKGMLKIDGVLEAEMEPYRGPTGEVTTLNESIFTTIPGAPAYVSKAEYFRVNDPGVGIELDIEKTNAIQGMFRFESA; encoded by the coding sequence ATGGGATATTCGATCGAAGGCGACCTTCTCGAGGTCTGCAACTGCAATGTTCTCTGCCCTTGCTGGATCGGGGAGGATCCGGACAACGGCTATTGCGACGCGACGCTTGCCTATCGCATCAACTCGGGCGAGGTCGACGGGGTGGACATGAGCGGCGTGATCGTCGCCGGTGTCGGCAAGATCCCCGGCAACGTGCTCGCCGGGAACTGGAAGCGCCAGCTCTACATCGACAGCAAGGCCAGCAACGAGCAGAGCGCGGCGGCCATCGACCTGCTGCAGGGACGCAGGGGCGGACCGCTGGCCGATCTGGCGCAGCTCATCGGCGAGGATCTGGAACCCAAGCGCGCCGACATCACCTTCACCCTCAACGAGGGCAAGGGCATGCTGAAGATCGACGGCGTGCTCGAGGCCGAGATGGAGCCCTACCGCGGCCCCACCGGCGAGGTCACCACGCTGAACGAGAGCATCTTCACCACCATCCCCGGCGCGCCCGCCTACGTCTCCAAGGCCGAGTATTTCCGCGTGAACGATCCCGGCGTCGGCATCGAGCTCGACATCGAGAAAACCAACGCGATCCAGGGCATGTTCCGCTTCGAATCCGCCTGA
- the cobF gene encoding precorrin-6A synthase (deacetylating), translating into MIRDLWLVGIGTGSPGHVTLGGMQALRDAAVVLLPRKGEDKEELLALRRAILDASGTQAEIRVFDYPERDPDLPYAARVEAWHDEIGRRWCAALEPAPEGPVALLVWGDPSLYDSTIRIAGRLEPRPALRVIPGITAIQALTAAHAIPLNEVNGAVRITTGRRLRDEGWPEGEETLVVMLDGNCSFRALDPEGLRIWWGAYLGSPAQLLCAGPLAEVGAEIAARRAEARARHGWIMDTYLLRRDGSGA; encoded by the coding sequence ATGATCCGCGATCTCTGGCTCGTCGGCATCGGCACCGGCAGCCCCGGCCACGTGACGCTGGGCGGGATGCAGGCGCTGCGCGATGCGGCTGTGGTGCTGCTGCCGCGCAAGGGCGAGGACAAGGAGGAGCTTCTGGCGCTGCGCCGGGCGATCCTCGATGCCTCGGGCACGCAGGCCGAGATCCGCGTCTTTGACTACCCCGAGCGCGACCCCGACCTGCCCTATGCCGCCCGCGTCGAGGCCTGGCATGACGAGATCGGCCGGCGCTGGTGCGCCGCGCTCGAGCCCGCGCCGGAGGGGCCGGTGGCGCTGCTGGTCTGGGGCGACCCGTCGCTCTACGACAGCACCATCCGCATCGCCGGACGGCTCGAGCCGCGCCCGGCGCTGCGGGTGATCCCCGGCATCACCGCGATCCAGGCGCTGACCGCCGCCCATGCCATCCCGCTGAACGAGGTGAACGGCGCGGTGCGGATCACCACAGGGCGGCGGCTGCGCGACGAGGGCTGGCCCGAAGGCGAGGAGACGCTGGTCGTCATGCTCGACGGCAACTGCAGCTTCCGCGCGCTCGATCCCGAGGGGCTGCGCATCTGGTGGGGCGCCTATCTCGGCAGCCCGGCGCAGCTTCTCTGCGCGGGTCCGCTCGCGGAGGTCGGGGCCGAGATTGCCGCGCGCCGCGCCGAGGCGCGCGCGCGGCACGGCTGGATCATGGACACCTATCTGCTGCGCCGGGACGGCTCCGGCGCCTAG
- a CDS encoding HesA/MoeB/ThiF family protein, producing MSRYARQTCLPGVGEEGQARLTEARVLVVGAGGLGSALLPLLAGAGVGALRIVDPDTVEESNLHRQTLYRMEDIGRAKAAVAAERLAALNPDCVATALVARLDPVLARAEMAGAQVVVDAADSVAVTYALSDLCLAAGVPLVSASVVGRAGHVGGFCGGAPSYRAVFPDLPGQMQSCASAGVMGPVVASLGALQAQMVLAVLLGQAPSPLGQMLTLDAASWRVSGFRFDAAPEPEAALPRIVGLGEITRADRVIELRGPDEAPDLPVPWAERGGAPVQPGEGGGRTVFACATGLRAWRAARAVVAAGGREVAVLATG from the coding sequence ATGAGCCGCTACGCGCGGCAGACCTGCCTGCCCGGCGTGGGCGAGGAGGGACAGGCGCGGCTGACCGAGGCGCGGGTGCTGGTGGTCGGGGCCGGGGGGCTTGGCTCGGCGCTGCTGCCGCTGCTGGCGGGGGCAGGGGTCGGCGCGCTGCGGATCGTCGATCCCGACACGGTGGAGGAGAGCAACCTGCACCGCCAGACGCTCTACCGCATGGAGGACATCGGCCGTGCCAAGGCCGCGGTCGCCGCCGAACGCCTCGCCGCCCTCAACCCCGATTGCGTTGCCACCGCGCTCGTCGCGCGGCTCGACCCGGTGCTCGCTCGGGCGGAAATGGCCGGCGCGCAGGTGGTGGTGGATGCCGCCGACAGCGTGGCCGTGACCTATGCCCTCTCGGACCTCTGCCTTGCGGCGGGGGTGCCGCTGGTCAGCGCCTCGGTGGTCGGCAGGGCGGGCCATGTCGGCGGCTTCTGCGGCGGCGCGCCGAGCTATCGCGCGGTGTTTCCCGACCTGCCGGGGCAGATGCAGAGCTGCGCCAGCGCCGGGGTGATGGGGCCGGTGGTCGCCAGCCTCGGCGCGTTGCAGGCGCAGATGGTGCTCGCGGTGCTGCTGGGACAGGCGCCCTCGCCGCTGGGGCAGATGCTGACGCTCGACGCCGCGAGCTGGCGCGTCTCGGGCTTCCGCTTCGACGCCGCGCCCGAGCCCGAGGCGGCGCTGCCGCGGATTGTCGGCCTCGGAGAGATCACCCGCGCCGACCGGGTGATCGAGCTGCGCGGGCCGGACGAGGCGCCGGACCTGCCCGTGCCCTGGGCCGAGCGAGGGGGCGCGCCGGTGCAGCCCGGAGAGGGCGGCGGGCGGACCGTCTTTGCCTGCGCCACCGGCCTCAGGGCCTGGCGCGCCGCGCGCGCCGTCGTCGCGGCGGGGGGGCGCGAGGTGGCGGTGCTGGCGACGGGGTGA
- a CDS encoding FAD-dependent oxidoreductase, translated as METNSHILRHRHGGRISVLGAGVAGLCAATALAGRGFDVELIAPEDAPPPASLLAGGMLAPFCEGESAPPEITRRGQAALGWWRARTRSYSATGTLVIAPPRDRAELEHFARATQGHVRTDPAALEPELAGRFATGLFFAEEAHIDPRLAMDELRAALEARGVPIHGGPASGRIVDCRGLGARDHLPDLRAVRGEMLELHAPGVKLTRTLRLLHPRFPCYIVPRGQGRYMLGATMVESARPGGITARAAMELLSAAYTVHPGFAEAEILATGAGLRPAFPDNIPAIRETGDRIHLNGMYRHGFLMAPVLAEEQAARLAADPTKEAHHAH; from the coding sequence GTGGAGACGAATTCACACATCCTGCGACACCGCCATGGCGGTCGGATCTCGGTGCTGGGGGCCGGGGTCGCGGGGCTCTGCGCCGCCACGGCGCTGGCCGGGCGCGGCTTTGACGTCGAGCTCATCGCGCCCGAGGATGCGCCACCGCCTGCATCGCTGCTGGCGGGCGGGATGCTCGCCCCGTTCTGCGAGGGCGAGAGCGCGCCGCCCGAGATCACCCGCCGGGGACAGGCCGCGCTTGGCTGGTGGCGGGCGCGGACGCGCAGCTACTCGGCCACCGGCACGCTGGTCATCGCCCCGCCACGCGACCGGGCCGAGCTCGAGCACTTCGCCCGCGCGACACAGGGCCACGTCCGCACCGATCCCGCCGCGCTCGAGCCCGAGCTCGCGGGGCGTTTCGCCACCGGCCTCTTCTTTGCGGAAGAGGCGCACATCGACCCGCGCCTCGCCATGGACGAGCTGCGCGCGGCGCTCGAGGCCCGAGGCGTGCCGATCCATGGTGGCCCGGCTTCGGGGCGGATCGTCGACTGCCGGGGCCTCGGCGCCCGCGACCACCTTCCGGACCTGCGCGCGGTGCGCGGAGAGATGCTCGAGCTGCACGCGCCCGGGGTCAAGCTCACCCGCACCCTCCGCCTGCTGCACCCGCGCTTTCCCTGCTACATCGTCCCGCGCGGGCAGGGGCGCTACATGCTCGGCGCCACCATGGTCGAGAGCGCGCGCCCCGGCGGGATCACCGCCCGTGCCGCAATGGAGCTGCTCTCGGCCGCCTACACCGTGCACCCCGGCTTTGCCGAGGCCGAGATCCTCGCCACCGGCGCCGGGCTGCGCCCCGCCTTTCCCGACAACATCCCCGCGATCCGCGAGACCGGCGACCGCATCCACCTCAACGGCATGTATCGCCACGGCTTTCTCATGGCCCCGGTGCTGGCCGAGGAGCAGGCCGCGCGCCTTGCCGCAGACCCCACCAAGGAGGCGCATCATGCGCATTGA